One Deinococcus planocerae DNA segment encodes these proteins:
- a CDS encoding TlpA family protein disulfide reductase, with the protein MKRLLVLLALVTLASSPPAQAGGGAGIVRRPAPNFVFTDIGGERVNLSHLRGQVVIVLFGDLGCAPCRQNDQLLRPYQLEDLTNDLVVSLHERVNSEALRRYDAAFTFSTLTGPDPGQEIARRYGALPIPTTVLIDRDGFIREVRRGRLDEGQLVRALGGLL; encoded by the coding sequence ATGAAGCGTCTGCTCGTGCTACTGGCCCTGGTCACGCTCGCCTCGTCCCCACCTGCTCAGGCGGGGGGTGGAGCGGGCATCGTGCGGCGGCCCGCCCCGAACTTCGTGTTCACGGACATTGGGGGCGAGCGGGTCAACCTCTCCCATCTGCGCGGCCAAGTGGTCATCGTGCTGTTCGGCGACCTGGGGTGCGCCCCCTGTCGGCAGAACGACCAACTGCTGCGCCCGTACCAGCTCGAAGACCTCACGAACGACCTGGTGGTCAGCCTGCACGAGCGGGTCAACTCGGAGGCGTTGCGGCGGTACGACGCGGCGTTCACCTTCAGCACCCTGACCGGGCCCGACCCGGGGCAGGAGATCGCCCGCCGGTATGGGGCCCTGCCCATCCCCACGACGGTCTTGATCGACCGGGACGGATTCATCCGGGAGGTGCGCCGTGGGCGTCTTGACGAGGGGCAGCTTGTGCGGGCGCTGGGAGGGCTGCTCTGA
- a CDS encoding FTR1 family iron permease, whose product MRRFLILLLALLGVAFAAPGQVDVTAELRTAHDLVARSLREYAAGRSEDAFRTARAAYLDHFEYAEPPLRVLNPDLILEMEYRFADLRNGMKSGASLSELRAVAGDIDDSLRKAESIVNGTGVLAPTLAATGGFTILFREGLEAALLMAAILAYLASTRNDRLRGGVWWGAGAALVATAATWFAATYLLSIAPISRELISAITSVIAVVILFYLSFWMLQQGDRKRSAEFMRARVSQAVQSGSLGAVALVTFTTIYREGFETVLFYQALAVASGPVLGYMYLGIALAALALVAVFAVIFRLGRRVPTQRLFPALVTVTALFAVAFVGNGVRAFQEAGWLPVTNLYGRVPTLDPNVAALTGLHPTVETLAAQGLMVLVYVVGFVLFRARGQRHSRRGAPV is encoded by the coding sequence ATGAGACGGTTCCTGATCCTGCTGCTGGCCCTGCTGGGCGTCGCGTTCGCCGCGCCGGGCCAGGTGGACGTGACCGCGGAACTCCGCACCGCGCACGACCTCGTGGCGCGGAGCCTGCGCGAGTACGCGGCGGGCCGGAGTGAGGACGCCTTCCGGACGGCCCGCGCGGCGTACCTCGACCACTTCGAGTACGCCGAGCCGCCCCTGCGCGTCCTGAACCCCGACCTCATCCTAGAGATGGAGTACCGCTTCGCGGACCTGCGCAACGGCATGAAGAGCGGGGCCAGCCTGAGCGAGCTGCGCGCCGTCGCGGGGGACATCGACGACAGCCTGCGGAAAGCCGAGAGCATCGTGAACGGCACGGGCGTCCTGGCGCCCACGCTGGCGGCCACAGGCGGGTTCACCATCCTCTTCCGCGAGGGGCTGGAGGCCGCGCTGCTGATGGCGGCGATCCTCGCGTACCTCGCCAGCACCCGCAACGACCGCCTGCGCGGCGGTGTGTGGTGGGGGGCGGGGGCGGCCCTCGTCGCCACGGCCGCCACGTGGTTCGCCGCCACCTACCTGCTCTCCATCGCGCCCATCTCCCGTGAGCTGATCAGCGCGATCACCAGTGTCATCGCCGTGGTGATCCTGTTCTACCTGTCGTTCTGGATGCTCCAGCAGGGCGACCGCAAGCGCAGCGCGGAATTTATGCGGGCCCGGGTGTCTCAGGCCGTGCAGAGCGGCAGCCTGGGGGCCGTCGCCCTCGTGACCTTTACGACCATCTACCGCGAGGGGTTCGAAACGGTGTTGTTCTACCAGGCACTCGCGGTCGCCAGCGGGCCGGTCCTGGGGTACATGTACCTGGGGATCGCGCTCGCGGCGCTGGCGCTGGTGGCCGTCTTCGCCGTGATCTTCCGCCTGGGACGCCGGGTGCCCACGCAACGCCTCTTCCCGGCCCTGGTCACCGTCACGGCCCTTTTCGCGGTCGCCTTCGTGGGGAACGGCGTGCGTGCCTTCCAGGAGGCGGGCTGGCTGCCGGTCACCAACCTGTACGGGCGGGTGCCCACGCTCGACCCGAACGTCGCGGCCCTCACCGGCCTGCACCCCACCGTCGAGACGCTCGCGGCGCAGGGGCTGATGGTCCTGGTGTACGTGGTGGGCTTCGTCCTGTTCCGCGCGCGTGGGCAGCGCCACTCCCGGCGCGGGGCGCCGGTGTGA
- a CDS encoding RES family NAD+ phosphorylase encodes MRRGEDLGRALLDAPLWTPTRVIDAYRTVPLVALRKYSPDPLNTAGSVVTGGRYNAPQEFPEAHELLYLAENTAVAHAEARVITAVMGPPGVVIGPGPDQRPRLDITVNLRLRAVLDLTDPGVQAHLDVGAGDLVQEWLPLNLDGHLALTQLLGRAVLDSARYDAIRYPSARYPGGRNYAVFPQRVAPADRAVYDPEGELAVFQRRT; translated from the coding sequence ATGCGGCGGGGCGAGGACCTGGGACGCGCGCTGCTCGACGCTCCCCTGTGGACCCCGACCCGGGTCATCGATGCCTACCGCACGGTGCCGCTGGTCGCGCTGCGCAAGTACAGCCCCGACCCCCTGAACACCGCCGGTTCGGTGGTGACGGGGGGGCGGTACAACGCGCCGCAGGAGTTTCCGGAGGCGCACGAACTGCTGTACCTAGCCGAGAACACGGCCGTCGCCCACGCCGAGGCCAGGGTGATCACGGCCGTTATGGGCCCGCCGGGGGTGGTCATCGGGCCCGGGCCGGACCAGCGCCCCCGGCTGGACATCACCGTCAACTTGCGCCTGCGGGCGGTTCTCGACCTCACCGACCCCGGGGTGCAGGCGCACCTTGACGTGGGGGCGGGCGACCTCGTTCAGGAGTGGCTGCCGCTGAACCTGGACGGGCACCTCGCCCTCACGCAGCTCCTCGGGCGGGCGGTCCTGGACAGCGCCCGGTATGACGCCATCCGTTACCCCAGCGCCCGCTACCCCGGCGGGCGCAACTACGCCGTGTTCCCGCAGCGGGTGGCCCCCGCTGACCGGGCCGTCTACGACCCGGAAGGCGAATTGGCGGTGTTCCAACGGCGGACCTGA
- a CDS encoding C39 family peptidase, with translation MASALPASVTLGNIRHEYQGPDNCAPVTSLTVLGYYGTRVTQAQAATAMKDSPSDPQVTSLELAAYLGRFGLRSVIRYAGDAEVLRDLLSRGFPVVLQQRLRAGSNVAHFRTVYGYGPGYFLVSDPLRGPSLRLSTAELLELWRFYNGEYLVAYPPAKEGQVRAALGDDFSARANWRHLKRHGDQDTRARPNDPYVWWGLGKANLRLGDVRAAVSNFDRAVALGVPTLYFLYRQEAFEAWTQAGDHRKTLRWTALALKAFPDSKELQQFRRRAGG, from the coding sequence GTGGCCTCGGCCCTCCCCGCGAGCGTCACCCTGGGGAATATCCGCCATGAGTACCAGGGGCCGGACAACTGCGCTCCGGTCACCTCCCTGACCGTCCTGGGGTACTACGGCACCCGCGTCACCCAGGCCCAGGCGGCGACCGCCATGAAGGACTCTCCCAGCGACCCGCAGGTCACCAGCCTGGAACTCGCCGCCTACCTGGGGCGGTTCGGGCTGCGCAGCGTGATCCGGTACGCGGGGGACGCGGAGGTGTTGCGGGACCTGCTCTCCCGGGGCTTCCCGGTCGTGCTGCAACAGCGCCTCAGGGCGGGCAGCAACGTCGCCCACTTCCGCACGGTCTACGGGTATGGCCCGGGTTACTTCCTGGTGAGCGACCCGCTGCGGGGCCCCTCGCTGCGCCTGAGCACCGCCGAGCTGCTGGAGCTGTGGCGTTTCTACAACGGGGAGTACCTGGTGGCTTACCCCCCGGCGAAGGAGGGGCAGGTGCGCGCGGCGCTGGGCGACGACTTCAGCGCGCGGGCCAACTGGCGGCACCTGAAGCGGCACGGGGACCAGGACACCCGGGCCCGGCCGAACGACCCGTACGTCTGGTGGGGGCTGGGCAAGGCGAACCTGCGGCTGGGCGACGTCCGGGCCGCCGTGTCCAACTTCGACCGGGCGGTGGCGCTCGGCGTGCCCACCCTGTACTTCCTGTACCGGCAGGAGGCGTTCGAGGCCTGGACCCAGGCGGGCGACCACCGCAAGACGCTCCGGTGGACGGCGCTGGCCCTGAAGGCCTTTCCGGACAGCAAGGAACTTCAGCAGTTCCGGCGGCGGGCCGGGGGATAG
- a CDS encoding N-acetylmuramoyl-L-alanine amidase: MLRAVTLSCGLFGSWAAAQASPLQDSPPAPSVSTPEATGGAPHSIGPGTPTAAGVTFGNPRFSSDRGKTRVVFDLAAGITYRLTPTAGGLRLDVFGARVVPRTRAGLGPSVTGYRAVGHQVLLATPFPLSSSDGWWASEATIASGSRVLILDFGPTLLGGAGDSLRALARPSSAPPAPGTEAGHLTAASQNGPTTAAAPSRPPGPLASRPAVPEGLTPSDALSATSGVAAPAPPPAVPGQEPGQPSALSGQAPGALQPGAALTLPRLGQTPGLTHVVLDLPPGTRYRLVPGGVGLRVELSGVSAAALSAQQVTPEVRAWRVEPTPDGAVVTLLTGTTLTERSGWRAQLVPPLAGSDRSRLAIDLSPALADLTPLTPREQVVAAVPPLQTLRGTALLASSATLVRPRVVIDPGHGGHDSGGVGAVVEKQVALDVALRVRDLLRRAGVEVVMTRETDRELAPDKATDLNQWAGLGTPGTQLYLSIHVNAMPPASALRGYGVETWWNPNHPLSSSFAALIQKNVITVTGAFSQGLKNSRSLAVLRNSRIPAALIEIGYTSHPIDGLNLQNPTYLDRMALGIAQGIREALVTGVTAGGGGR, translated from the coding sequence GTGCTCCGGGCCGTCACCCTCTCCTGCGGCCTGTTCGGCTCGTGGGCCGCGGCCCAGGCCAGCCCTCTCCAGGACAGCCCGCCTGCGCCGAGCGTCAGCACGCCGGAGGCCACCGGAGGCGCCCCTCATTCCATCGGGCCAGGGACACCCACGGCCGCCGGGGTGACCTTCGGCAACCCCCGCTTCAGCAGTGACCGCGGCAAGACGCGGGTGGTGTTCGACCTGGCCGCGGGCATCACGTACCGGCTCACCCCCACCGCCGGGGGGTTGCGCCTCGACGTGTTCGGCGCCCGGGTGGTGCCCCGGACGCGGGCGGGCCTGGGCCCCAGCGTGACGGGATACCGGGCCGTGGGACATCAGGTGCTGCTCGCCACGCCGTTCCCGCTCTCCTCCTCGGACGGGTGGTGGGCCAGCGAGGCCACGATTGCCAGCGGCTCCAGGGTGCTGATCCTGGATTTCGGGCCGACCCTGCTGGGAGGCGCGGGGGATTCCCTGCGGGCCCTGGCCCGCCCGAGCAGCGCGCCGCCCGCCCCCGGGACGGAGGCGGGCCACCTGACCGCCGCTTCCCAGAACGGCCCGACGACGGCCGCCGCGCCCTCCCGTCCGCCTGGCCCGCTGGCCTCCCGCCCCGCCGTTCCCGAGGGCCTGACCCCCAGTGACGCCCTGTCCGCCACCTCCGGGGTGGCCGCGCCGGCACCGCCTCCCGCGGTGCCGGGACAGGAGCCGGGGCAGCCCAGCGCCCTGAGCGGGCAGGCCCCGGGGGCGCTTCAGCCCGGAGCCGCGCTCACGCTGCCCCGGCTGGGCCAGACCCCTGGCCTGACCCACGTGGTGCTGGACCTGCCGCCCGGCACCCGCTACCGCCTGGTACCCGGCGGGGTGGGCCTGCGGGTGGAGCTGAGCGGCGTGAGCGCGGCGGCCCTCTCCGCGCAGCAGGTGACCCCTGAGGTGCGAGCCTGGCGCGTCGAGCCCACCCCGGACGGGGCCGTGGTGACGCTACTCACCGGCACGACCCTGACCGAGCGCAGCGGGTGGCGCGCGCAGCTCGTCCCGCCGCTGGCGGGCAGCGACCGCTCCCGCCTCGCCATCGACCTTTCACCCGCCCTGGCGGACCTCACGCCGCTGACCCCGCGTGAGCAGGTGGTGGCCGCCGTGCCACCCCTCCAGACCCTGCGCGGTACGGCGCTCCTGGCCTCCAGCGCGACCCTGGTGAGACCGCGCGTGGTGATTGACCCCGGGCACGGCGGCCATGACTCCGGGGGCGTCGGCGCGGTCGTCGAGAAGCAGGTGGCGCTGGACGTGGCCCTGCGGGTGCGTGACCTGCTGCGCCGCGCCGGGGTAGAGGTGGTGATGACCCGCGAGACCGACCGGGAACTCGCGCCGGACAAGGCCACGGACCTGAACCAGTGGGCGGGGCTGGGCACGCCCGGCACCCAGCTTTACCTGAGCATCCACGTCAACGCCATGCCGCCGGCCAGCGCCCTGAGGGGCTACGGGGTGGAGACCTGGTGGAATCCTAACCACCCGCTCTCCAGCAGCTTCGCGGCCCTGATCCAGAAGAACGTCATCACGGTCACGGGCGCGTTCTCGCAGGGCCTGAAAAACAGTCGTTCGCTGGCAGTGCTGAGAAACAGCCGCATTCCCGCCGCGCTGATCGAGATCGGGTACACGAGTCACCCGATTGACGGCCTCAACCTCCAGAATCCCACCTACCTCGACCGGATGGCGCTCGGCATCGCCCAGGGCATCCGGGAGGCGCTGGTGACGGGCGTCACGGCGGGCGGCGGCGGGAGGTAG
- a CDS encoding YibE/F family protein codes for MVTLEDGEVVNALSYADGPTYTRGEPVVIYHTGQNYVLNDPVRTPYLGWLLGAVMVIAVAVARGKGFRAILGSTLTLLALWVFILPARLSGHSRAPLTTPALGAVLAVCVYLVHGWNWKSHAALTALWTATTAGYGLTLLVAHLTHLSGTADRAAVVAQGSYGINALSLYVVGIVLSALGAMNDVTVTQASVVETVAQTQPGLPIRRLYALGMQVGGDHVGSMVTVLVLGYAAGALPLMLLLHADGMTPMWVTLNGEALFSELAGLLIALITMLLAVPLNTGWRHGGWGHGSEVGPDLPSTTQTRTPGERCGAAPWGSGR; via the coding sequence ATGGTGACCCTGGAAGACGGCGAGGTCGTGAACGCGCTCTCCTACGCGGACGGCCCCACCTACACCCGGGGCGAGCCGGTGGTCATCTACCACACCGGCCAGAACTACGTCCTGAATGACCCAGTTCGGACCCCGTACCTTGGCTGGTTGCTCGGCGCCGTGATGGTCATTGCCGTCGCGGTGGCACGCGGCAAGGGCTTCCGGGCCATCCTGGGCAGCACCCTCACCCTGCTGGCCCTGTGGGTGTTCATCCTGCCCGCGCGGCTGTCCGGGCACAGCCGCGCCCCCCTGACCACTCCGGCCCTGGGGGCCGTGCTGGCCGTCTGTGTCTACCTGGTCCACGGGTGGAACTGGAAAAGTCACGCCGCCCTGACCGCCCTGTGGACCGCGACCACCGCCGGGTACGGCCTCACCCTCCTCGTCGCGCACCTGACGCACCTCAGCGGCACCGCCGACCGGGCGGCCGTGGTCGCCCAGGGGTCCTACGGCATCAACGCGCTGAGCCTGTACGTCGTCGGGATCGTCCTCTCGGCGCTCGGCGCCATGAACGACGTCACCGTCACCCAGGCCTCCGTCGTGGAGACGGTCGCCCAGACCCAGCCGGGCCTGCCCATCCGCCGCCTGTACGCCCTGGGCATGCAGGTGGGCGGGGACCACGTGGGCAGCATGGTCACCGTCCTGGTGCTGGGGTACGCGGCGGGGGCGCTGCCCCTGATGCTCCTGCTCCACGCCGACGGGATGACCCCGATGTGGGTGACCCTGAACGGCGAGGCCTTGTTCTCCGAACTGGCCGGACTGCTGATTGCCCTGATCACCATGCTCCTCGCCGTGCCGCTCAACACCGGCTGGCGGCATGGTGGATGGGGACACGGCAGCGAGGTCGGGCCGGATCTCCCCTCCACCACGCAGACACGAACACCGGGTGAACGGTGTGGCGCAGCCCCGTGGGGAAGTGGGCGGTGA
- a CDS encoding FixH family protein, producing MPTRPPTPRFPFRVGVLALGLTLGACRAPAARDVDVRLTTRPDPARVGPTRLDLTLGMPVTSVRVEGNMTHAGMAPVRAQAMPAGNGRYVVDAFDFNMAGDWVVTVTARAGDGRTLTTDVPLTVAAP from the coding sequence ATGCCGACCCGACCGCCCACGCCCCGCTTCCCCTTCCGGGTTGGTGTCCTGGCCCTGGGCCTCACGCTGGGGGCCTGCCGCGCCCCGGCCGCCCGTGACGTGGACGTGCGCCTGACCACCCGGCCCGACCCCGCGCGGGTGGGGCCCACCCGGCTGGACCTCACGCTCGGCATGCCCGTCACGTCGGTCCGCGTCGAGGGCAACATGACCCACGCGGGCATGGCCCCGGTGCGCGCCCAGGCCATGCCCGCCGGGAACGGACGGTACGTGGTGGACGCCTTCGACTTCAACATGGCCGGGGACTGGGTGGTAACGGTCACCGCCCGCGCCGGGGACGGGCGGACGCTCACCACCGACGTACCGCTGACGGTGGCTGCCCCGTGA
- a CDS encoding 4Fe-4S binding protein, which yields MSLGRTAPRLDLLRLPGLGRFARWRYARLTLQLPLLALALLAVFDGLIGRQVAPQNLATVSVWLHYRGLLVLALLVLGNLFCAACPLMLTRGPSRLLGRFLPRLSWPRALRNKFLVLGLTVAFLFAYELFDLWASPWLTAWLIVGYFGAALAVDSLFPAGTFCKYVCPLGNFNFALSHVSPAQITARDPDVCRSCAGQYCVNGRVEGAGGRGTLGGPSAPLLQLEPLPGAQTFPGCETTLFVPQMRSNQDCTLCLNCVRACPHDNVALAVRAPTRSWARWRPRADLALLGTVLLLGGVANAWAMVPGFRRAAQAVAALVHTRSEALVLLILLGGLLLGGTALTLAVFRLSSRLAGHPEGTRRAARRWGVVVFPLAFAIWAGHTSFHFLTGWASIVPVTQQALGRLGLFAGSPDWTLAALVPENLLFPLQVALLYAGYGASSYLAVRVARDGGAWWAAGPLLAWLTVLAVLTVLILGQPMELRGTLLDGGR from the coding sequence GTGAGCCTCGGGCGTACCGCGCCCAGGCTGGACCTGCTGCGCCTGCCCGGCCTCGGCCGGTTCGCGCGCTGGCGGTACGCCCGCCTGACCCTGCAACTGCCGCTCCTGGCCCTGGCGCTGCTCGCCGTGTTCGACGGCCTGATCGGGCGCCAGGTCGCCCCCCAGAACCTCGCCACCGTCTCGGTGTGGCTGCACTACCGCGGCCTGCTGGTCCTGGCGCTGCTGGTGCTGGGCAACCTCTTCTGCGCGGCCTGCCCGCTGATGCTCACGCGCGGCCCGAGTCGCCTGCTGGGCCGGTTCCTGCCCCGGCTCTCCTGGCCGCGGGCCCTGCGGAACAAATTCCTGGTGCTGGGCCTGACCGTGGCCTTCCTGTTCGCCTACGAACTCTTCGACCTGTGGGCGAGTCCCTGGCTGACCGCCTGGCTGATCGTGGGGTACTTCGGGGCGGCGCTGGCGGTGGACAGCCTCTTTCCCGCCGGGACCTTCTGCAAGTACGTGTGCCCGCTCGGCAACTTCAACTTCGCCCTCTCGCACGTCAGCCCGGCGCAGATCACGGCGCGCGACCCCGACGTGTGCCGCTCCTGCGCGGGGCAGTATTGCGTGAACGGCCGCGTGGAGGGGGCCGGGGGGCGCGGCACGCTTGGCGGTCCGTCCGCCCCCCTGCTGCAACTGGAACCGCTCCCCGGCGCCCAGACCTTTCCCGGCTGCGAGACCACGCTATTCGTGCCGCAGATGCGCAGTAACCAGGACTGCACCCTCTGCCTGAACTGCGTGCGGGCCTGCCCCCACGACAATGTGGCCCTCGCGGTGCGCGCGCCGACCCGGTCCTGGGCCCGCTGGCGCCCGCGGGCGGACCTCGCGTTGCTGGGGACCGTGCTGCTCCTGGGGGGCGTCGCCAATGCCTGGGCGATGGTCCCGGGCTTCCGCCGGGCGGCCCAGGCGGTCGCCGCGCTGGTGCATACCCGCAGCGAGGCCCTGGTGCTGCTGATCCTGCTGGGCGGGCTGCTCCTGGGCGGGACCGCGCTCACCCTGGCGGTCTTCCGGCTCTCCAGCCGCCTGGCCGGCCACCCCGAGGGCACCCGGCGGGCGGCGCGGCGCTGGGGGGTCGTGGTCTTCCCGCTCGCCTTCGCCATCTGGGCGGGGCACACCAGCTTCCACTTCCTGACCGGGTGGGCCAGCATCGTCCCCGTCACCCAGCAGGCCCTGGGGCGGCTCGGGCTGTTCGCCGGGTCGCCCGACTGGACGCTGGCGGCCCTGGTGCCCGAGAACCTGCTGTTCCCGTTGCAGGTGGCGCTGCTGTACGCCGGGTACGGGGCCAGCTCGTACCTGGCCGTCCGTGTGGCCCGCGACGGGGGGGCCTGGTGGGCCGCCGGGCCGCTGCTCGCCTGGCTGACCGTGCTCGCGGTCCTCACGGTCCTGATCCTAGGGCAACCGATGGAGTTGCGGGGCACCCTGCTGGACGGGGGCCGATGA
- a CDS encoding MbcA/ParS/Xre antitoxin family protein, with protein MTTTEGPTAHLLMDARDPRSGKLDARRVAGTFGLTMRELAQALERDPSGLSKHPTSDSLQEPLHELEEIGLHLREVFGDLGVGRMWLRAPNPVLGGRAPLSYLLERRPVAVQRLLLLAETGTPT; from the coding sequence ATGACGACCACGGAAGGACCGACCGCCCACCTGCTGATGGACGCGCGTGACCCGCGTAGCGGCAAGCTGGACGCCCGGCGGGTGGCGGGCACCTTCGGGCTGACCATGCGCGAACTCGCCCAGGCGCTGGAGCGTGATCCCAGCGGGCTGAGCAAGCACCCCACCAGCGATTCGCTCCAGGAACCGCTGCACGAGTTGGAGGAGATCGGGCTGCATCTCAGGGAGGTCTTCGGGGACCTGGGGGTGGGCCGGATGTGGCTGCGCGCCCCCAACCCGGTGCTGGGGGGCCGGGCGCCGCTGTCGTACCTGCTCGAACGGCGGCCGGTGGCCGTGCAGCGCCTGTTGCTGCTGGCGGAGACGGGCACGCCGACCTGA
- a CDS encoding hydantoinase/oxoprolinase family protein — protein sequence MTDHPLPVRIGIDVGGTFTKGVALGRDGHLLAVSHVPTTHRHALGVAAGVLDALHALLRDLPPDAAPALVAHSTTQATNALLEGDTAPVGILALGEARDERRVQSVTRTPAGLRARHAFVATDGPDFDARVRAVLDRWRAEGVGAVAVSQAFGVDDAHFERRAGDLAREGGFPVSLGSDLSGAYGLEMRTLSAAVNASILPTMLRTAGHVRDAVGELLPGTPLLIVRGDGGAADLRAFEETPLHTVVSGPAASLSGAILAHGVMDGVFFEVGGTSTNIGAIKDGQPALKYMIVMDVPTGLRAADLRIAGVAGGSLVRLRGRRIEDVGPRSAHIAGLPYSSFAPPEALTGAGLELIAPRAGDPADYAVLQTPDGQRFAITPTCAANALGAIPEGGYAHAHPASARLALGVLGRHLGASPEAAAQAVLEASAEKLTRTVQGLVREYGLRGTPLYGGGGAASVLGPVVARRLRVPFVPIPHSDVISSIGAALAVIRVERERSVTRQDPTVADLLEREVGDEAVRLGADPASLRVETEYSAREGRLRAVATGAHPLSARTRPLDADEVQQQARQVLGDQARLVFGGTHHTLFVASRVRRGLLRRAEEHAALVLDGRGVRLLRFENAQVLTGAPHEALDRLRALLAGRAVAPHVAALTPSRLRDYAHLHDPALLLRQLTENLRLEGQVALIVEQ from the coding sequence GTGACGGATCACCCCCTGCCGGTCCGGATCGGCATCGACGTGGGCGGCACCTTCACCAAGGGTGTCGCCCTCGGCCGTGACGGGCACCTCCTGGCCGTGTCCCACGTGCCCACCACCCACCGCCACGCGCTGGGGGTGGCCGCCGGCGTGCTGGACGCCCTGCACGCCCTGCTGCGCGATCTTCCGCCGGATGCGGCCCCGGCCCTCGTCGCCCACTCCACCACCCAGGCCACGAACGCCCTGCTGGAGGGAGACACGGCGCCCGTCGGCATCCTCGCCCTCGGCGAGGCCCGCGACGAGCGGCGGGTGCAGTCGGTGACCCGGACCCCGGCGGGCCTGCGGGCGCGGCACGCCTTCGTCGCCACCGACGGGCCGGACTTCGACGCGCGGGTGCGGGCGGTGCTGGACCGCTGGCGTGCGGAGGGGGTGGGCGCCGTCGCCGTGTCGCAGGCGTTCGGGGTGGACGACGCGCACTTCGAGCGGCGGGCGGGGGACCTCGCGCGGGAGGGGGGCTTCCCGGTCAGCCTGGGGAGCGACCTCTCCGGGGCGTACGGGCTGGAGATGCGCACCCTGTCCGCGGCGGTGAACGCCAGCATCCTGCCCACCATGCTCCGCACCGCCGGGCACGTGCGGGACGCGGTGGGCGAACTCCTGCCGGGCACGCCGCTGCTGATCGTCCGCGGGGACGGCGGCGCGGCCGACCTGCGCGCCTTCGAGGAGACGCCGCTGCACACGGTGGTCAGCGGCCCAGCCGCCAGCCTCAGCGGGGCGATCCTCGCGCACGGGGTGATGGACGGCGTGTTCTTCGAGGTGGGCGGCACCAGCACGAACATCGGCGCGATCAAGGACGGGCAGCCCGCCCTGAAGTACATGATCGTGATGGACGTGCCCACCGGCCTGCGCGCGGCGGACCTCCGCATCGCGGGCGTGGCGGGCGGCAGCCTGGTGCGGCTGCGCGGGCGGCGCATCGAGGATGTCGGCCCAAGAAGCGCGCACATCGCCGGGCTGCCCTACTCCAGCTTCGCCCCGCCGGAGGCCCTGACCGGCGCGGGGCTGGAGCTGATCGCTCCCCGCGCCGGTGACCCCGCCGACTACGCGGTGCTGCAAACGCCGGACGGCCAGCGGTTTGCCATCACCCCGACCTGCGCGGCGAACGCCCTGGGCGCGATTCCCGAGGGGGGGTACGCCCACGCCCACCCGGCGAGCGCCCGGCTCGCGCTGGGTGTGCTGGGACGGCACCTGGGGGCGAGCCCGGAGGCGGCGGCGCAGGCGGTGCTAGAGGCCAGCGCGGAGAAACTCACCCGGACCGTGCAGGGCCTGGTGCGCGAGTACGGGCTGCGCGGCACGCCCCTGTACGGCGGGGGCGGCGCGGCGAGCGTGCTCGGCCCGGTCGTCGCCCGGCGGCTGAGGGTACCGTTCGTGCCCATCCCGCACAGCGACGTGATCTCCTCCATCGGCGCGGCGCTCGCCGTCATCCGGGTGGAGCGGGAGCGCAGCGTCACCCGGCAGGACCCGACCGTCGCGGACCTGCTGGAGCGCGAGGTGGGCGACGAGGCGGTGCGGCTGGGGGCGGACCCCGCCTCCCTGCGCGTCGAGACGGAGTACAGCGCCCGCGAAGGGCGGCTGCGGGCGGTGGCGACCGGCGCCCACCCGCTGAGTGCGCGCACCCGCCCGCTCGACGCAGATGAGGTGCAGCAGCAGGCCCGGCAGGTGCTGGGGGACCAGGCCCGGCTGGTGTTCGGCGGGACCCACCACACCCTGTTCGTCGCCTCCCGCGTTCGGCGCGGCCTGCTGCGCCGGGCCGAGGAACATGCGGCCCTGGTCCTCGACGGGCGCGGGGTGCGGCTGCTGCGCTTCGAGAACGCGCAGGTCCTCACCGGCGCCCCCCATGAGGCGCTGGACCGGTTACGTGCCCTGCTGGCGGGGCGGGCCGTCGCGCCTCACGTCGCGGCCCTGACCCCCTCCCGGCTGCGGGATTACGCGCACCTGCACGACCCGGCGCTGTTGCTGCGCCAGCTCACGGAGAACCTGCGTCTGGAGGGACAGGTCGCGCTCATCGTCGAGCAGTGA